The region TCTATTGGCACCTTAGGCATTGTCGTTGAGGTGGAAATGCAGTGCGTGGACGCCTTCGACCTGCAAGCGGTGGAATCTGGCGATGACTTCACAGACATTCTGAACACTTTCGAAGAACGTGCCCGCGCGGTGGATCACTTTGAGTGTTTCTGGTTCCCGGGTGCCAAGCGTGCGATGACGAAGGAGAACACGCGCCTTCCTGCCGAAACCCCGGCGGGGCAGGGCAAGGTGAAGAAGTTCATTACCGACGAGATGCTCGGCAACGGTGCTTTCGCGGGTGTGCTGCAGTTGGGTCGCGTGTTGCCTTCTGCGATTCCCACGCTCAACCGTGCTGCTACCGCCGCGATTTCCAACAACCGTTACCGCGCACCAGCTCATGAGGTCTTTGTGACCTCGCGCCGGGTGCGTTTCCATGAGATGGAATACGCGGTGCCGCTTGCCGATGGCCCGTCCATCGTCAAAGAGATCCGTCAGCTCATCGACAATCGGGGTTGGCATTTTGGTTTCCCCATCGAGATGCGCACCACCGCAGCTGACGATGTTGCATTGTCTACTGCTTACGGGCGCGAGTCGATGTACATCGCCGTGCATGTGCCGCAGTTCCAGAAACCGTGGGAGTTCTTCCCGGATATTGAAGCTATCTTCCGCGCTGGTGGGGGGGGACGCCCGCACTGGGGCAAGATGCGCACTTTGCAACGCGATGACTTGGCGGAGCTTTATCCGCGCTTTGATGACTTTTGCTCCTTACGGGAGCAATTCGACCCGCAGTGGCGACTAAGAACGCCGTATCTGAAGCGCCTTTTTGCTTAATATTCTAGTTGTAATCAATTCGTGACAATATGTTCTGACCTGCACAAAGGATCGACAAATGCTCGAATGGTCTATGGGTTTGGGGCTCTAGCGCTTTAAAGATCTGGCGAGGTACGTATGGTGGTCCTTGTACCCAACGACAGAGCGAAAAAGTTTAAAGATTACGCCTTGGTTGTTCCTACAAGCAAATCGCTACACGCTCTTAGGGGTAAGGAACTGACAGAACTACCAACAAAACTTACACACGGAGGGTTTAAGACCATGGGTAAGAACATTAAGGATCTTTTCAACGCAACCGCTTTCGATAAGGATGGCGACAAGCTGGGCAGCGTTTCCGAGGTATTCGTAGACGACCAGTCCGGCCAGCCGACCTTCATCGAGGTTAACCACGGCATGTTCGGTATGAGCTCCTCCCTGGTCCCGCTGCGTGGCCACGACTTCAATGGTGAGGACCTCACCCTGGCATTCTCCAAGGACCGCATCAAGGATGCTCCGGACTTCGACGGCGACAAGGCTCTGACCCCAGAGCAGCAGCAGGAGCTCTTCCGCCACTACGGTGTCGACGAGGCTAAGGACACCGCATCCTACGACAATGGCAAGGTTGAGGACCGCCGCGACGAGAACCTGACCGCAGGTGCTGGTGCTGGTGCAGGCGCAGGCGTTGGTGCTGGTGTTGCTGGAAAGAACGCTGCTGACCAGCAGGATGTTGACGCTGAGAAGCGCGTTGCTGAAGAGCGCGCCGCTGAGAAGCCGGCTGCTGACAAGGCTCCGGCAGGCGCTGACAACGAGGTTATCCGTTCCGAGGAGCAGCTGGACGTTGCTAAGGAGCAGGTCAAGACCGGCGAGGCTCGCCTCCGCAAGTACACCGTGACCGAGAACGAGACCGTTGAGGTTCCGGTTACCCGCGAAGAGGTTCGCGTTGAGCGCACCCCAATCTCCGAGGAAGACGCCGCTAACTACAAGGGCGAGATTTCCGACGATGATTCCGAGACCTCCGTGACCCTGCACGAGGAGCGCGTGAACGTCGACAAGAAGACCGTTCCGGTCGAGAAGGTTAACCTGAACAAGCAGCAGGTTACCGAGACCGAGAAGCACACCGAGGAGCTGCGCAAGGAGCAGATCGACACCGATGGTGTTGACCCGAAGCAGCAGTAAAATCGCATAGAATTAGCCCCGTCACCTGGTGACGGGGCTTTTCTCGTGCGGATTTATATTTTTTCTTCGGCCGGTGCACCCTGCTTCAGCAGGTGGTTGACGCCATGTTCGGCTTCATCCCAGACCTGTTGGTCTTGAATGCCGGCACGCTTTGCGACGACTGTAGCAACCAGCACCTGACCAGTGACGTTTACTGCGGTACGGCCCATATCGATGATCGGCTCGATAGCGAGAAGTAGGCCAACACCGGATAGCGGCAGGCCCAACGTCGAGAGCATCAGGGTTAGCATCACAGTCGCACCGGTCGTGCCTGCCGTTGCCGCCGAACCAATAACAGAGACAAAGATGATGAGCAGGTAGTGCGTCAGATTCAAATCAATGTCGAAGAACTGTGCCACGAACAGCGCTGCGATCGCTGGGTATACGGATGCGCAGCCGTCCATCTTTGTCGTCGCACCCAGTGGAATCGCGAAGGACGCGTAGGAGCGCGGCACGCCCATTGCCTGTTCACTGAAGCGCTGGGTGACAGGCATAACGCCCATCGACGAGCGGGTGACAAAGCCCAAAGAGAATACTGGCCACACGCGCTTGTAGAAGCCTAGTACCGGAATGTTGTTGTACTTCAGCACTAGCGGGTAGACAACGCCGATGACCAGGGCCAAGCCGATGTACATCGCGAGCACGAACATGCCCAGCGACCCCAACGCGTCCCAGCCATAAGAA is a window of Corynebacterium camporealensis DNA encoding:
- a CDS encoding D-arabinono-1,4-lactone oxidase encodes the protein MTTFQNWAGLVRSTPNQFLQPQNLEELRRIVQSGVNIRPVGAGHSFTPVAAGDDVMVNLDHLSGIVSVDEESKRVRFLAGTRLRDVPALLRPYGLALVNQGDVDPQSLAGAVSTSTHGTGVDYTGFAGTVTALTFFDVSGELRHLNIDEDPETLRLATVSIGTLGIVVEVEMQCVDAFDLQAVESGDDFTDILNTFEERARAVDHFECFWFPGAKRAMTKENTRLPAETPAGQGKVKKFITDEMLGNGAFAGVLQLGRVLPSAIPTLNRAATAAISNNRYRAPAHEVFVTSRRVRFHEMEYAVPLADGPSIVKEIRQLIDNRGWHFGFPIEMRTTAADDVALSTAYGRESMYIAVHVPQFQKPWEFFPDIEAIFRAGGGGRPHWGKMRTLQRDDLAELYPRFDDFCSLREQFDPQWRLRTPYLKRLFA
- a CDS encoding PRC and DUF2382 domain-containing protein; protein product: MGKNIKDLFNATAFDKDGDKLGSVSEVFVDDQSGQPTFIEVNHGMFGMSSSLVPLRGHDFNGEDLTLAFSKDRIKDAPDFDGDKALTPEQQQELFRHYGVDEAKDTASYDNGKVEDRRDENLTAGAGAGAGAGVGAGVAGKNAADQQDVDAEKRVAEERAAEKPAADKAPAGADNEVIRSEEQLDVAKEQVKTGEARLRKYTVTENETVEVPVTREEVRVERTPISEEDAANYKGEISDDDSETSVTLHEERVNVDKKTVPVEKVNLNKQQVTETEKHTEELRKEQIDTDGVDPKQQ